In the Mesorhizobium sp. J428 genome, one interval contains:
- a CDS encoding DUF1173 domain-containing protein, translated as MRRFKLDDQTIEETAPALQKVLADAYRRRVQPLCLCRESGLAMYIANVGDQYIVKRMPLSGCGHDPACPSYEPPDELSGLGALIGSAIQIDSETGLSALKVGFSLTKLGARAAPVPGVEGSDGVVGEAKKLSLRSLLHYLWHEAELTAWTARWAGKRHWWNVRWHLIEAARQMTVKGGILSDVLFVPESFRSADKVAIEQRRVDALAPALPPRTGPRKLMILVGEVKDIAPARNGFRLVIKHLPDFPLLLEETLNRRLQVRFENEIALWSANQDSHLIAIATFGLTLAGLAVVEEMAVMVVSENWIPYDSIHEKRLVDALARVGDRSVKGFRYNLAMDKPTAAAMLQLQPKPVGLYIVPPSADSAYDEALNELVASRPEIDAWIWRTADGAMPPLPCR; from the coding sequence ATGCGACGTTTCAAGCTTGATGACCAAACGATAGAAGAGACCGCGCCTGCTTTGCAGAAAGTGCTGGCGGATGCCTACCGGCGACGAGTTCAGCCTCTCTGCCTGTGTCGGGAGTCAGGCCTTGCGATGTATATCGCCAACGTGGGCGACCAATACATCGTCAAGCGCATGCCGTTGTCGGGGTGTGGACATGATCCAGCCTGCCCGTCCTACGAACCGCCTGATGAGCTCTCCGGCCTCGGCGCCCTGATCGGTAGCGCGATCCAGATCGACTCCGAAACCGGGCTATCGGCACTCAAGGTAGGCTTCAGCCTGACAAAGTTGGGTGCGCGCGCTGCTCCGGTTCCCGGCGTGGAGGGTTCAGACGGTGTGGTTGGCGAGGCGAAGAAGCTGTCGCTCCGAAGTCTGCTTCACTACCTCTGGCACGAGGCCGAGTTGACGGCCTGGACGGCGCGATGGGCCGGAAAGCGCCATTGGTGGAACGTTCGCTGGCACCTGATCGAGGCAGCCCGCCAGATGACGGTGAAGGGCGGAATATTGAGCGACGTTCTGTTCGTACCGGAATCGTTTCGTTCGGCAGACAAGGTTGCCATCGAGCAACGGCGCGTAGACGCGCTTGCGCCCGCACTTCCTCCCAGGACCGGGCCGAGGAAATTGATGATCCTCGTCGGCGAGGTCAAGGATATAGCGCCGGCTCGCAATGGCTTCCGACTAGTTATCAAGCATCTTCCGGACTTTCCATTGCTGCTGGAAGAAACATTGAATCGTCGGCTTCAGGTTCGTTTCGAGAATGAAATAGCGCTCTGGAGCGCGAACCAGGATTCTCACTTGATCGCGATCGCTACCTTCGGCCTCACGCTTGCCGGGCTCGCGGTTGTCGAGGAAATGGCGGTGATGGTCGTGTCGGAGAACTGGATTCCATACGACTCCATCCATGAGAAGCGGCTTGTCGATGCGCTGGCACGGGTAGGCGATAGAAGTGTGAAGGGCTTCCGCTATAATCTGGCAATGGACAAGCCAACCGCGGCGGCGATGCTGCAGTTGCAGCCAAAGCCGGTTGGGCTCTACATCGTTCCACCATCGGCGGACAGCGCCTACGACGAGGCGCTCAACGAGCTTGTTGCATCTCGACCTGAAATCGATGCGTGGATCTGGCGCACGGCTGATGGCGCGATGCCGCCGCTCCCTTGCCGGTAG
- a CDS encoding FixH family protein, whose translation MRAKPCLRAAPLALLSAIAVSTATLAGPEDYEFQLVESEIKQGEGATVTVRLIDKRTGNPVVDAVVFATRMDMQPDGMEAMTTPVEAMPSEDPGAYRFQANLIMAGGWRFSIAAKVQGEEETVESRLVFEAVE comes from the coding sequence ATGAGAGCGAAACCTTGCCTTCGCGCCGCCCCGCTGGCGCTCCTATCTGCCATCGCCGTCTCCACGGCCACACTGGCCGGTCCCGAAGACTACGAATTCCAGCTTGTCGAAAGCGAGATCAAGCAAGGTGAAGGCGCGACCGTGACGGTCCGGCTGATTGACAAGCGGACCGGCAATCCGGTTGTCGATGCCGTCGTGTTCGCAACCCGAATGGACATGCAGCCCGACGGAATGGAGGCGATGACAACGCCGGTAGAGGCGATGCCGTCCGAAGATCCGGGCGCCTATCGCTTCCAGGCCAACCTCATCATGGCCGGCGGCTGGCGTTTCTCGATCGCGGCCAAGGTTCAGGGTGAGGAGGAGACCGTTGAGAGTCGGCTGGTTTTCGAGGCTGTCGAATGA
- a CDS encoding efflux RND transporter periplasmic adaptor subunit: protein MSRLGTFLAFAGLAAGVGAAGYWAGQRDLSVPAVVRDVQAMAMRALGGEAEPMTSAGSGAVLYYRHPDGDPVYSATPKQTDDGRDFIAVLAGEDVSFDEPGKADMTVVEANSGEREVLYYRNPMGLPDTSPTPKKDSMGMDYIPVYDGEDDDGATVTVSAGKQQRTGVKTVLATKGTIVRPVRVPGTVTLDERRVSVVSIRTEAFLEEVADITTGQMIEQGEPLVRFYAKEIAAAGALYAADLKSGAGKGAAGGSLQRLENLGVPAEAIAEIEKTRKVPISVTLMAPRGGVVLERMAIDGMMAEAGETLFRIADISTVWVMADVPEYELGSVRTGDRATISIRSLPGQVFQGEVGLIHPEIQSQTRTASLRIELPNADGLLLANMYADVEIATGGGRPVVTVPDSAVIDTGDRQVVILDKGEGSFEPRPVKIGGRGEGMVEIMDGVAEGERVVVSANFLIDAESNLKAALSALTPAEEQP from the coding sequence ATGAGCAGGCTCGGCACCTTTCTGGCCTTCGCCGGTCTGGCGGCGGGGGTAGGCGCGGCCGGATACTGGGCCGGACAGCGCGATCTATCCGTCCCGGCGGTCGTACGGGACGTGCAGGCAATGGCGATGCGGGCGCTTGGCGGCGAGGCGGAGCCTATGACCTCCGCAGGCTCAGGGGCAGTCCTCTATTACCGCCATCCGGACGGTGATCCGGTCTATTCGGCGACGCCAAAGCAAACCGACGACGGCCGCGATTTCATTGCGGTGCTCGCCGGCGAGGATGTGAGCTTCGACGAGCCGGGCAAGGCCGACATGACGGTTGTCGAAGCGAACTCCGGCGAACGAGAGGTCCTCTACTACCGCAACCCTATGGGTCTACCCGACACATCGCCGACGCCGAAGAAGGACTCGATGGGGATGGACTACATCCCTGTCTACGACGGCGAGGACGACGACGGCGCCACCGTCACGGTCTCGGCCGGCAAGCAGCAACGGACCGGCGTCAAGACGGTCCTCGCCACGAAAGGCACCATTGTCAGGCCGGTCCGGGTTCCGGGAACCGTGACGCTCGACGAGCGCCGCGTCAGCGTCGTGTCCATCCGAACGGAGGCCTTCCTCGAAGAGGTGGCCGACATCACAACCGGGCAGATGATCGAGCAGGGAGAGCCGCTGGTGCGCTTCTACGCCAAGGAGATCGCCGCGGCCGGCGCGCTTTACGCGGCCGATCTGAAGAGCGGGGCCGGCAAGGGCGCCGCCGGGGGCAGCCTGCAAAGGCTGGAAAACCTCGGGGTTCCAGCCGAAGCCATCGCCGAAATCGAGAAGACGAGGAAGGTTCCCATCTCGGTCACCCTGATGGCGCCGCGCGGCGGGGTCGTTCTCGAGCGCATGGCGATCGACGGCATGATGGCCGAAGCCGGAGAAACGCTGTTCCGAATCGCCGACATATCGACCGTCTGGGTGATGGCGGACGTGCCGGAATATGAGCTGGGTTCCGTGCGCACCGGCGATAGAGCGACCATCAGCATCCGAAGCCTCCCGGGACAGGTGTTCCAGGGCGAGGTCGGCCTTATCCACCCTGAAATCCAGAGTCAGACCCGTACCGCCAGCCTGCGCATCGAACTGCCCAATGCGGATGGGCTGCTGCTCGCCAACATGTATGCCGATGTGGAGATCGCGACCGGCGGCGGCAGGCCTGTCGTGACGGTGCCGGACAGCGCGGTCATCGACACGGGCGACCGCCAGGTGGTGATCCTCGACAAGGGCGAAGGCAGCTTCGAACCGCGCCCTGTGAAGATCGGCGGGCGCGGCGAAGGTATGGTCGAGATCATGGACGGCGTCGCCGAGGGCGAGCGCGTCGTCGTCTCGGCCAACTTCCTGATCGACGCCGAGAGCAATCTCAAGGCGGCGCTTTCCGCGCTGACCCCGGCGGAAGAACAGCCATGA